Proteins encoded within one genomic window of Thermococcus sp. 21S7:
- a CDS encoding PIN domain-containing protein, which translates to MKDVIFIDTSVIVEYILNGESADAAEMVLLGGDTKVTSMLVYRESLGALAMAFGREKFGIKGKHSLRKFIRKNGWKPFKPVLDVLDGLLDEAGVVILQDVQQTRELRLIMEKYNLLPSDAQIALTCKSYGIERIVTFDSDFKRVEFLKTVGV; encoded by the coding sequence ACATCCTCAATGGAGAGAGTGCTGACGCGGCCGAGATGGTTCTTTTGGGTGGGGATACCAAGGTCACGTCAATGCTCGTGTACAGGGAATCCCTCGGAGCCCTCGCAATGGCATTCGGGCGTGAGAAGTTTGGGATAAAGGGCAAGCACAGCCTGCGGAAGTTCATTAGAAAAAACGGGTGGAAGCCGTTCAAACCCGTTCTGGACGTTCTCGATGGCCTTCTTGACGAGGCAGGCGTTGTTATACTCCAGGATGTCCAGCAGACACGGGAGCTTAGGCTTATTATGGAAAAATACAATCTTTTGCCTTCCGACGCCCAGATAGCCCTGACCTGTAAAAGCTACGGCATCGAGAGGATAGTCACATTTGATTCAGACTTCAAACGTGTTGAGTTCCTAAAAACTGTGGGGGTATGA